The following are encoded together in the Aerococcus mictus genome:
- the folP gene encoding dihydropteroate synthase, which yields MHSFVLRDGRKIAFHQTEIMGIINITKNSFYKESRVSEENLMQRVDQFIQEGAFILDIGAESTRPGIDPIDEHTEIQNIQRAVSMIREKYPNILLSIDTYRATTAEAAILAGADIINDISGLTFDERMADVVAKYQVPIIIMHIKGKPKDMQNDPHYDDLITEVEEFFDQQIQLALDHGIQRDKIILDPGIGFGKNYDHNVSLIKNIDFMKKYQLPILLAVSRKTFIGQRLGGLEPSQRLEGTIAVSCFAAMKGIEMVRVHDVKENLRAIRVMELFK from the coding sequence ATGCATAGTTTTGTTTTAAGAGATGGTAGAAAAATTGCTTTTCATCAAACTGAAATTATGGGAATTATTAATATTACTAAAAATTCATTTTACAAAGAATCTCGTGTTTCAGAAGAAAATTTAATGCAGAGGGTAGATCAGTTTATTCAAGAAGGTGCCTTTATTTTAGATATTGGAGCAGAATCAACACGTCCCGGTATAGATCCAATTGATGAGCATACTGAAATTCAAAATATCCAAAGAGCAGTAAGTATGATTAGAGAAAAATATCCTAACATCTTATTGTCTATTGACACTTATCGGGCTACAACAGCGGAAGCAGCTATATTAGCCGGTGCGGATATTATTAATGATATCTCTGGACTCACTTTTGATGAGAGAATGGCTGATGTAGTTGCTAAATATCAAGTGCCTATAATTATTATGCATATAAAAGGCAAACCTAAAGACATGCAAAATGATCCGCATTACGATGACTTAATTACTGAAGTAGAAGAATTTTTCGACCAGCAAATTCAATTAGCCCTTGATCACGGCATTCAAAGAGATAAGATTATTCTAGACCCTGGTATTGGTTTTGGAAAAAATTATGACCACAATGTCAGTTTAATTAAGAATATCGACTTTATGAAAAAATATCAGCTTCCTATTCTTCTGGCCGTATCCAGAAAGACGTTCATCGGTCAACGTCTGGGGGGATTAGAACCCAGTCAGCGTTTGGAAGGGACAATTGCTGTTTCCTGTTTTGCAGCCATGAAAGGAATAGAAATGGTGCGGGTTCACGATGTTAAAGAAAATTTACGCGCGATTCGGGTGATGGAGTTATTTAAATGA
- a CDS encoding LD-carboxypeptidase, which translates to MQEIALVALSNGLSHNQKDSLVDLIRLLENLSIKVHYQADALFSDSKIGAVNAKRRAEIVNQYFKNPAIDYIFDLSGGDIANETICYLDYKAIKNSSCKLFGYSDLTTVINAIYSQTGKSSVLFQVRHLVDKSSNMQFEAFTSLLKDTEAKKLVNKYIQENSEFIQGSSLRGLVLGGNIRCFLKLAGTSYWPNLKEKILFLESFSGLEGRIRTYLAQLQQLAVFEEISGLILGSFTEFDSKIGRDYLIDIVKEYTNPELPLVSTEAIGHQKDSLPLIIGQELSLNAQLD; encoded by the coding sequence ATGCAAGAAATTGCCTTAGTTGCCTTATCCAATGGACTAAGCCATAATCAAAAGGATTCACTAGTCGACCTAATCAGGTTATTAGAAAATCTTTCTATTAAGGTGCACTACCAAGCGGATGCCTTATTTAGTGACTCTAAAATTGGAGCAGTTAATGCCAAACGACGCGCTGAAATTGTCAACCAATATTTTAAAAATCCCGCAATTGATTATATCTTTGACTTATCTGGCGGGGATATTGCTAATGAAACTATTTGCTATTTAGATTATAAAGCAATTAAAAATTCGTCATGCAAATTATTCGGTTATTCCGATTTAACTACTGTCATTAATGCCATCTATAGTCAAACAGGTAAAAGTTCTGTACTTTTTCAGGTACGTCATTTAGTTGACAAAAGTAGTAATATGCAATTTGAGGCTTTTACCAGTTTATTAAAGGATACTGAGGCAAAAAAGCTAGTCAACAAATATATCCAGGAAAATTCTGAATTTATTCAGGGGAGTTCCTTAAGGGGTTTAGTATTAGGTGGTAACATACGCTGTTTCTTAAAATTAGCAGGTACCTCTTATTGGCCTAATTTAAAGGAGAAAATTTTATTTTTAGAAAGTTTTTCTGGCTTGGAAGGTCGTATAAGAACTTATTTAGCTCAATTACAACAATTAGCTGTTTTTGAAGAAATAAGCGGTTTAATATTAGGATCTTTTACCGAATTCGATAGTAAAATAGGTAGAGATTATCTAATAGATATTGTTAAGGAGTATACTAACCCTGAACTCCCGTTAGTATCAACGGAAGCCATAGGACACCAAAAAGATTCATTACCACTAATTATCGGTCAAGAGCTATCCTTAAATGCCCAATTGGATTAA
- a CDS encoding alpha/beta hydrolase family protein yields MTATNYTVRYNVFSDIPVLEVFMEGQGNELKDFIIGYHGWTNVKESILTQAIAFAKAGFHVVIPDAYLHGQRRPNNYQYQMANDLAAVLKHNVEEFPLLVQAITEAYSVDHLAIFGTSMGGLTTGLIIAKYGQKLDGAVQYIASLDAVKQLEQLYNRYQASQSVNEDLSFIRSWNLADHLNQLEGLPFFVYNGGKDNWINTDINRQLIPKIQANNEKVNIAYQIYEEEDHWVPFDIIEKSVDFIQKNI; encoded by the coding sequence ATGACGGCTACAAATTATACTGTCCGTTATAATGTCTTTTCTGATATTCCTGTCTTAGAGGTATTTATGGAAGGGCAGGGAAATGAATTAAAGGACTTTATTATTGGCTACCATGGCTGGACTAATGTCAAAGAATCGATTCTAACCCAAGCCATCGCTTTTGCTAAGGCAGGCTTTCATGTGGTTATTCCTGATGCCTATCTCCATGGACAACGGCGCCCCAACAATTACCAATACCAAATGGCAAATGACCTAGCAGCCGTTTTAAAGCATAATGTAGAAGAATTTCCACTTTTAGTTCAGGCCATAACAGAGGCTTATAGTGTAGACCACCTGGCTATTTTTGGAACTTCAATGGGAGGTCTGACGACTGGCTTAATCATTGCTAAGTATGGCCAAAAATTAGATGGGGCAGTCCAATACATTGCTTCCCTTGATGCGGTTAAACAATTAGAGCAATTATATAACCGATACCAAGCCAGTCAAAGTGTCAATGAAGACTTATCCTTTATCCGTAGCTGGAACCTAGCCGATCATCTTAATCAGCTAGAGGGCCTTCCTTTCTTTGTTTACAACGGGGGCAAGGATAACTGGATAAATACAGATATCAATCGCCAGCTTATCCCAAAAATACAGGCGAATAATGAAAAAGTTAATATCGCTTATCAGATTTATGAAGAAGAAGACCACTGGGTTCCTTTTGATATCATTGAGAAATCGGTCGACTTTATCCAAAAAAATATATAG
- the folK gene encoding 2-amino-4-hydroxy-6-hydroxymethyldihydropteridine diphosphokinase gives MKTTVYLAIGSNIGELSKNLDQAVQAVDALEGTKVTKRSANLSNAAYGVTDQDDFLNGVIEIITDLAPLDLLKAIKKIEKEMGRTETYRWGPRLIDIDIIFYGDKVLDSQELTIPHIDMVNRDFVLGPLKEIAPNKMHPIYKKTVSELYQDLIDRNQ, from the coding sequence ATGAAAACAACAGTATATTTAGCTATTGGTTCTAATATAGGAGAGCTCAGCAAGAATCTAGATCAAGCTGTGCAAGCCGTTGATGCCTTGGAAGGCACAAAAGTCACTAAAAGATCAGCCAATTTATCTAATGCTGCTTACGGGGTAACTGATCAGGATGATTTTCTCAATGGGGTTATCGAAATCATAACGGATTTAGCTCCTTTGGATTTATTAAAAGCTATAAAGAAGATTGAAAAAGAAATGGGGCGGACAGAGACTTATCGATGGGGACCACGTCTAATAGATATTGATATTATCTTTTATGGAGATAAAGTCTTGGATAGCCAAGAATTGACGATTCCACATATCGACATGGTCAATCGTGACTTTGTCTTAGGGCCTTTAAAAGAAATCGCTCCTAATAAAATGCATCCCATCTATAAAAAGACGGTAAGCGAATTGTACCAAGATTTAATTGATCGTAATCAATAA
- a CDS encoding ABC transporter permease codes for MIEFLQQEGDEILRLLGQHISISLISLGLGIIVAIPLGIFLSQHQKYAGGFISLVSILQTIPTMALLALMIPFFGVGRTPSIIALFLYSLLPILRNTYLGMTSVSADLLDAGKGMGLTPWQLIWKVQLPLATPVIMAGVRLSAVYVIAWTTLAAYIGGGGLGEMIFNGLNLFRADLIFGGTIPVTILALVVDFIMGKVEQWSSPQMSSKEEAA; via the coding sequence ATGATTGAATTTTTACAACAAGAAGGCGATGAAATTTTAAGACTTTTAGGCCAGCACATTAGTATTTCCCTCATTTCCTTAGGATTGGGAATCATCGTAGCCATTCCATTAGGGATCTTTCTATCTCAACATCAAAAATATGCCGGTGGTTTTATTAGTTTAGTAAGTATCTTACAAACTATTCCCACTATGGCGCTTTTGGCCTTAATGATCCCTTTCTTTGGTGTGGGGAGGACGCCATCGATTATTGCCTTATTTCTCTATTCCTTATTACCGATTCTTAGAAATACTTATTTAGGAATGACTTCGGTAAGTGCTGATCTCTTAGATGCAGGTAAAGGCATGGGTTTGACCCCTTGGCAATTAATTTGGAAAGTGCAACTTCCCTTAGCTACACCCGTGATTATGGCTGGGGTGCGTTTATCAGCGGTCTATGTGATTGCCTGGACCACGCTCGCTGCCTATATCGGTGGTGGGGGCTTAGGAGAAATGATCTTTAATGGTCTAAACCTCTTTAGAGCTGATCTAATCTTTGGCGGGACTATCCCAGTAACCATACTCGCTTTAGTGGTTGACTTTATCATGGGGAAAGTTGAACAATGGTCCTCACCTCAAATGTCATCAAAAGAGGAGGCGGCTTAA
- a CDS encoding ABC transporter permease — protein sequence MADITDLSVWQQLLYYYSENSSYVISQFFQQMLMALYGTIFACLLAIPLGFYIARREKLANIVISIANIIQTVPALALLSVLMLYLGLGSNLVVLTVFLYSLLPILRNTYTGVRNIDAGIIDVGKGMGMTKMQVILKVEFPLAFPVILGGIRNAFITAIGIATIGTFVGAGGLGSILTRGVNASEGTSIILAGVIPIALMSIVADYLMELLERRLSPNASKNK from the coding sequence ATGGCCGATATTACGGATTTAAGTGTATGGCAACAATTACTTTATTATTATTCAGAAAATAGTTCTTATGTCATTAGTCAATTCTTTCAACAGATGCTAATGGCCTTATACGGCACCATTTTTGCCTGTTTATTGGCTATCCCACTAGGCTTTTATATTGCTAGACGGGAAAAACTGGCCAATATCGTGATAAGTATCGCTAATATTATTCAAACCGTTCCAGCCCTGGCCTTACTATCTGTATTGATGCTTTACTTAGGGCTAGGTTCAAATCTGGTGGTTTTAACCGTTTTCCTTTATTCCTTATTGCCGATTTTGCGGAATACCTATACTGGGGTTAGAAATATCGATGCCGGCATCATTGATGTTGGTAAGGGCATGGGAATGACGAAGATGCAAGTGATTTTAAAAGTTGAATTTCCCTTAGCCTTCCCGGTCATTTTAGGGGGTATTCGCAATGCCTTCATTACCGCCATTGGGATTGCTACCATTGGTACCTTTGTTGGAGCAGGGGGATTAGGTTCTATTTTAACCCGGGGGGTTAATGCTTCGGAAGGGACCAGTATTATCTTAGCTGGAGTAATACCAATTGCCTTAATGTCTATCGTGGCTGATTATCTGATGGAATTGCTGGAAAGACGGCTCAGTCCTAATGCAAGTAAGAATAAATAA
- a CDS encoding DUF924 family protein — MDYNDVLDFWFKELDSKQWFNGGNQVDQLIIDNFSKLHGQVAAGEHADWRQGVEGRLAEIIVLDQFSRNIYRNSGQAYAYDNMALALAQEGIRHADLSGLTVEERGFFYMPFMHSESLKIHEQALELFASEPGLSHRLKYEKMHYDIIKEYGRYPYRNEYLGRENTPEEEEYLKHNDGF, encoded by the coding sequence ATGGATTATAATGATGTACTCGATTTTTGGTTTAAAGAACTTGATTCCAAACAATGGTTTAACGGTGGCAACCAAGTTGATCAGTTAATTATAGATAATTTTTCTAAGTTACATGGACAAGTTGCTGCTGGTGAACATGCAGATTGGCGTCAAGGCGTTGAAGGTAGGCTGGCTGAAATTATTGTCTTAGACCAGTTCTCCCGTAATATTTACCGGAATAGTGGTCAAGCCTACGCTTACGACAATATGGCCCTTGCTTTAGCTCAAGAAGGAATAAGGCATGCCGATTTAAGTGGTCTAACAGTTGAAGAACGTGGTTTCTTCTATATGCCCTTTATGCATTCGGAATCGCTTAAAATTCATGAACAAGCTCTCGAACTTTTTGCTTCTGAGCCCGGTCTGAGCCATCGCTTAAAATACGAAAAAATGCATTATGATATCATTAAAGAATATGGCCGTTATCCCTATCGCAATGAATATTTAGGTCGTGAAAATACTCCTGAGGAAGAGGAATACTTAAAACATAATGATGGCTTTTAA
- a CDS encoding ATP-binding cassette domain-containing protein: MESIYRILRKDIFIYAFLTCLLSVAMVSEAYLMQFIIDAINLGESRFIIVSLLTIAFILVQTLIYYFQQLLTAVLSKKSAYVFRKQIFANIQRLPLDLLTGEKNDKLLASLTTQINQVEANYFYSIYWGGYLICQLLVAVIVSLYFNPILSILSIVLSLPNLFVAFLFKNKLEKKQEELIEETNSSVATIQDLIGGSTDWRVANKELSILKLFEKRTLNLLNKQVQVEKSQYTVVSLNQLFSNLLYFGTWIIGGLFIIHGQLTLGGMIAFSQLLARIAFPIYTSSDLLTKYISGKKTLDALSQEFIEVDQASHTVKDFNIISLHQFSLKNRKDSKALNVSFEKNKKYLLIGKSGIGKTTILKAILREQSDYKGSVKIDGLDVKTIKESNLFEHIGYVPQQPHVFSASLKDNLTLFSNDYSNDELFEVLHFVELSQWANEDSLDMMISSGEVSLSGGEAKRVCLARALLMKKDILLLDEFSAGIDYESLMKIENKLINLDKTLIYVSHVDIDRAGKQFDEVIDLNHYFAS, encoded by the coding sequence ATGGAATCTATTTACAGAATATTAAGAAAAGATATTTTTATCTATGCCTTTCTCACATGTTTATTATCTGTAGCTATGGTCAGTGAAGCCTATTTGATGCAATTTATTATTGATGCTATAAACTTAGGTGAAAGTAGATTTATTATCGTATCTCTTTTGACCATTGCCTTTATATTAGTTCAAACGCTGATCTATTATTTCCAGCAATTATTAACTGCCGTATTAAGTAAAAAGTCAGCCTATGTTTTTCGCAAACAGATTTTTGCAAATATTCAAAGATTACCGCTTGATTTACTAACAGGGGAAAAGAATGATAAACTTTTAGCTTCCTTAACCACACAAATTAATCAAGTCGAAGCCAATTATTTTTACTCGATTTATTGGGGTGGCTATCTCATTTGCCAGCTACTTGTAGCGGTTATTGTTTCTTTATACTTTAATCCTATCCTGTCTATCTTATCAATTGTCCTAAGCCTTCCTAATTTATTTGTAGCATTTTTATTTAAAAATAAGTTAGAGAAGAAACAGGAGGAGCTTATCGAGGAAACCAATTCATCAGTAGCTACTATCCAAGATTTGATTGGAGGATCAACTGACTGGCGCGTAGCAAATAAGGAATTGAGTATTTTAAAATTATTCGAAAAAAGAACCTTAAATCTCTTAAATAAACAAGTTCAAGTTGAAAAATCACAATACACGGTTGTCAGCTTGAATCAATTGTTTTCAAATCTTCTCTATTTTGGGACTTGGATCATAGGTGGTCTATTTATTATCCATGGTCAACTCACACTAGGGGGAATGATTGCATTCTCTCAATTATTAGCAAGAATTGCCTTTCCTATATATACTTCTTCTGATTTACTGACAAAATATATTAGTGGTAAAAAGACTTTAGATGCACTTTCCCAAGAATTTATAGAGGTCGATCAAGCAAGTCATACAGTGAAGGACTTTAATATCATTTCCCTTCATCAATTTTCCTTAAAAAATAGAAAGGACAGTAAGGCACTTAATGTTTCCTTTGAGAAAAATAAAAAGTATTTACTAATAGGAAAGAGTGGTATTGGCAAGACAACAATTCTAAAGGCTATTTTAAGAGAGCAAAGTGACTATAAGGGCAGCGTTAAAATAGATGGCCTTGATGTTAAGACTATTAAGGAAAGTAATCTTTTTGAACATATTGGCTATGTTCCGCAACAACCTCACGTGTTTAGTGCTAGTTTGAAGGATAATCTGACCTTATTTTCTAATGATTATTCTAATGATGAATTATTTGAAGTATTACACTTTGTTGAGTTAAGCCAATGGGCCAACGAAGACAGTTTAGATATGATGATTTCTAGTGGAGAAGTCAGTCTATCCGGCGGAGAGGCTAAAAGAGTCTGTCTTGCTCGAGCTTTACTAATGAAGAAAGATATTCTATTATTAGACGAATTTTCTGCTGGTATTGACTACGAAAGCTTAATGAAGATAGAAAATAAACTAATCAATTTAGATAAAACCCTTATTTATGTCAGCCATGTTGATATTGATCGGGCAGGTAAACAATTCGATGAAGTAATTGATTTAAATCACTATTTTGCTAGTTAA
- a CDS encoding osmoprotectant ABC transporter substrate-binding protein codes for MKRIIKSIIALISVVLLSSCSLPGLSNAADSDTITIASLGSTEAEIMGFIVEGMVEHYIPIDANRITNLGSSSMNHAALQTGDANVASVRYTGTSLTGELGQEPITDPQLALEKVVKGFEEEFNQTWYPTYGFANTYAFMVRREDAEELGLEKVSDLEEYADTFKVGVDNSWLEREGDGYDGFVQTYGFDFDNLYPMAIGLVYTAIANEEIDVALGYSTDGRIISEDLKVLEDDRHLFPPYDASPVATNEIRARYPDLDKVMAKLAGAISNEEMQRLNFTADNYLLEPSTVAKEWLLRHNYFEDKEPYLEPVRKKEVE; via the coding sequence ATGAAACGTATTATTAAAAGTATTATTGCTCTGATCAGTGTCGTCTTATTGTCTAGTTGTTCCTTACCCGGTTTATCTAATGCTGCTGATTCGGATACCATAACCATTGCCAGTTTAGGAAGTACAGAAGCTGAAATTATGGGCTTCATCGTTGAAGGCATGGTAGAACATTATATACCTATTGATGCTAATCGTATTACTAACCTAGGTTCCTCATCAATGAACCACGCTGCCCTCCAAACCGGAGATGCAAACGTGGCCTCAGTTCGTTATACAGGGACCAGCTTGACTGGTGAATTAGGCCAAGAACCGATCACAGATCCCCAACTCGCGCTTGAGAAAGTCGTTAAAGGCTTTGAAGAGGAATTTAACCAAACCTGGTATCCTACTTATGGCTTTGCCAATACCTATGCCTTTATGGTAAGACGAGAAGATGCGGAGGAACTAGGACTTGAAAAGGTCAGCGATTTAGAAGAATATGCCGATACCTTTAAGGTGGGAGTCGATAACTCCTGGCTAGAACGCGAAGGGGACGGCTATGATGGCTTTGTCCAAACTTACGGTTTTGATTTTGATAATCTTTACCCAATGGCTATCGGTTTAGTTTACACAGCTATAGCTAATGAAGAAATTGATGTTGCCTTAGGCTATTCAACCGATGGAAGAATTATCTCTGAAGATCTCAAGGTCTTAGAAGATGACAGACACCTATTCCCTCCTTATGACGCTAGTCCTGTCGCTACAAATGAGATCCGTGCTAGGTATCCTGATCTTGATAAGGTCATGGCCAAACTTGCAGGAGCGATCAGTAACGAAGAAATGCAACGGCTAAACTTTACCGCTGATAATTACTTATTAGAACCAAGTACAGTCGCTAAGGAATGGTTACTACGTCATAATTATTTTGAAGACAAAGAACCTTACTTAGAACCAGTCAGAAAAAAGGAGGTTGAATAA